TCTCATATGACATCCAGGGTTTTCCTCCTTGAGTTCTCAGTCACGCATACCCGCGGATCGTCGATCGTTTTTGCATTTATTTTATCTAACACCGGTTCACCGTCAATAAATACCTTTTCAATAAAAGGAACACCCTCCGCTTCACTGACAATCATCATATCGGCCTTTTTCCCTTCTTCTATCGAACCGATATCATGGGCGAGTCCAACTGCGCGGGCCGGGATAAGGGAAACCATGTTAACGGCACGGGGTAACGGTATGCCGTATATACGGTATAGTGCGAACACGGAAAACAGCATACCGGGTGCATAATAATCCGAACAAATAATGTCTGCCGCATCCTCTTTGACGGCCTCAATCGCACTCAGATTTCCGGATGTCGATTTTCCCATAATAATATTCGGGGCTCCGACGGTGACATACAATCCGGCAAGCTTTGCAGCGTATGCCGTTTCAATATCAACAGGGAACTCGCTTATTCGTACTCCAAGTGATTTCATTTTTTGCACCTTTTCAACCGAATCATCGTCATGGGAGGCCATCGGTATTTTATTATACCTGCTTGCCGAAGCAAGCACCCTTATATGACGTTCGATATCATCACTTGAATGTCTCGTCTTTTTTTCCGCTATTATTTTCTCTATTTCTTCAAATTTAAGTTTAAACTCACTTTTCATATACCGGAAAAAATAGGAAGAATTTCTGTATTGGCCCTGTCCCGGCGTATGATCCATAAGGGAGACCAGATGAACGGCACCGTCAGCCATCAGTGAAATGATAAGCGGGCAGTGTTCCGGTTCCGTGATATCGTATCTGGCATGGAAATAATGTCGAAGCGGGTCATGGCGTTTCAATACAAGTAATGAACATATCATCTCTTTCAGATTATTC
This is a stretch of genomic DNA from Spirochaetales bacterium. It encodes these proteins:
- a CDS encoding alpha-D-ribose 1-methylphosphonate 5-triphosphate diphosphatase, which gives rise to MNEKTIYNARIVTPCGIIENGTVLIYDGRIERIIEDNDNCLPLPGHIDACGKWLLPGFIDIHNDGLEKELQPRPHTDFPFALAFYAFCSRLINHGITTIFHSISFIEGRAGFKSQNNLKEMICSLLVLKRHDPLRHYFHARYDITEPEHCPLIISLMADGAVHLVSLMDHTPGQGQYRNSSYFFRYMKSEFKLKFEEIEKIIAEKKTRHSSDDIERHIRVLASASRYNKIPMASHDDDSVEKVQKMKSLGVRISEFPVDIETAYAAKLAGLYVTVGAPNIIMGKSTSGNLSAIEAVKEDAADIICSDYYAPGMLFSVFALYRIYGIPLPRAVNMVSLIPARAVGLAHDIGSIEEGKKADMMIVSEAEGVPFIEKVFIDGEPVLDKINAKTIDDPRVCVTENSRRKTLDVI